A region of Selenomonadales bacterium 4137-cl DNA encodes the following proteins:
- a CDS encoding nickel-dependent hydrogenase large subunit — MARKTIFPMTRIHEPIRVDVEVEGGRVTDAWVSSHLYRGWEQMMPGRDVRDSILFTQRICGICSSAHAVADCLALQQATGLAPTVNGQHLINLILAADIIQNHLRHFYLLALPDYAAGPDTPPWTPRPPKPDFRLPAKTSAELVGRLPAAVRIAASAHELMAMFGAKAPHQQTIMVTGVTQQTNADQIKAATAIVRQIKYFIEGVHIPDVLTVAAHYPDYYTIGKGNGNFLSFGMFPDPLTGRRAIRAGVQTGGGAVGDVDAALISEEIRYSWYREGSGGRPDTENTVPDRDKPDAYSWTKAPRYKGLAFESGPLPRAVLNGEYREKGGGVMDRLIARAHETLKLCRLAEGWLAQLVPGQPSLRPYTLPPQGEGAGLTDVMRGALGHWLKFKDGKIQHHQVVTPTTWKFSPRDASGRRGVVEEALIGTPVADLASLVEVGRVVRSFDPCFTCAVHAVNLPNAKPLII, encoded by the coding sequence ATGGCCAGAAAGACCATCTTTCCCATGACCCGCATCCACGAACCGATCAGGGTCGACGTCGAGGTCGAAGGCGGCCGGGTCACCGACGCCTGGGTTAGCAGCCATCTCTACCGCGGCTGGGAGCAGATGATGCCCGGCCGCGACGTCCGCGACTCCATCCTCTTCACCCAGCGTATCTGCGGCATCTGCTCCAGCGCCCACGCCGTCGCCGACTGCCTTGCCCTCCAGCAGGCCACCGGCCTCGCCCCCACTGTCAACGGCCAGCACCTCATCAACCTCATCCTTGCCGCCGACATCATCCAGAACCACCTCCGCCATTTCTACCTCCTCGCCCTCCCCGACTACGCCGCCGGCCCTGACACTCCTCCCTGGACGCCCCGCCCCCCCAAGCCGGACTTCAGGCTGCCCGCGAAAACCAGCGCCGAACTCGTCGGCCGCCTCCCCGCGGCCGTGCGCATCGCCGCCAGCGCCCACGAACTAATGGCCATGTTCGGCGCCAAAGCCCCCCACCAGCAGACCATCATGGTCACCGGCGTCACCCAACAGACCAACGCCGACCAGATCAAGGCCGCCACCGCCATCGTGCGGCAAATAAAATACTTCATCGAAGGCGTACATATCCCCGACGTATTGACCGTCGCCGCCCACTACCCCGATTATTATACTATCGGCAAAGGCAACGGTAATTTCCTGTCCTTCGGCATGTTTCCCGATCCGCTTACCGGCCGGCGGGCCATCAGGGCAGGCGTGCAGACGGGCGGAGGGGCGGTCGGGGATGTGGACGCCGCCCTGATTAGCGAAGAAATTCGCTACAGCTGGTACCGGGAAGGGAGCGGCGGGCGGCCCGACACCGAAAACACCGTCCCCGACCGCGACAAGCCCGACGCCTACTCCTGGACCAAGGCGCCCCGCTACAAAGGCCTGGCCTTCGAAAGCGGACCCCTGCCGCGGGCCGTTTTAAACGGCGAATACCGCGAGAAAGGCGGCGGCGTCATGGACCGCCTCATCGCCCGGGCCCACGAAACCCTCAAACTCTGCCGCCTCGCCGAAGGCTGGCTGGCTCAGCTCGTACCCGGCCAGCCCAGCCTGCGGCCTTATACCTTGCCGCCCCAGGGAGAGGGCGCCGGCCTGACCGACGTAATGCGCGGCGCCCTCGGCCATTGGTTAAAATTCAAAGACGGTAAAATCCAGCATCACCAGGTAGTCACCCCCACCACCTGGAAATTCTCCCCCCGCGACGCTTCCGGCCGGCGGGGAGTGGTCGAAGAAGCCCTCATCGGCACACCGGTGGCCGACCTTGCCAGCCTCGTCGAGGTGGGGAGAGTGGTCCGCTCGTTCGACCCGTGTTTCACCTGCGCCGTCCACGCCGTCAATCTTCCTAATGCAAAGCCGCTGATTATCTGA
- a CDS encoding MFS transporter has translation MTQPRKQLNPWLIFGVTSIGTFMATLDASIINVALPRVASQLNVNLPLVQWVVSAYLLTISCLLPLFGRLGDIFSRRLVCNAGFFVFTLGSMLCGLSGHIALLIAARVVQAVGAAMLMANAPAIVAAAFPGPGRGRALGMVGMVVALGSMTGPSVGGLLVGAFGWESIFFVNLPIGAVALLAGYYILPANERRLDEKFDYAGAGLFAVGMTAFLLAVSHGEEWGWRSAAVIALAATSVLALGAFVRHEKRTLFPMIDFSLFRKWAFLSGNITGLLSFMAVFSNTMLLPFYLSRILNLESSHIGLLMTPFPIVLAFVAPVSGYLSERVNPALLCAAGLSVTAAGLVWLATLTAAAAVWKVALGQAVLGLGNGLFQSPNNNSVMSAAPPEKLGLAGGINSLVRNVGQVCGIAIAVSILETRQAASLAGIASPTTGQQIGAFLTGYHTALGVGAVFAVLGAVVSFRRRSHLKPAEK, from the coding sequence ATGACGCAACCGCGAAAACAACTCAATCCCTGGTTGATTTTCGGAGTAACCTCGATCGGTACGTTTATGGCCACCCTCGATGCCAGCATCATCAATGTCGCTCTTCCCCGGGTCGCTTCCCAGCTTAACGTCAACCTGCCGCTCGTTCAATGGGTGGTGTCGGCGTATCTGCTGACAATATCCTGCCTGCTGCCCCTGTTCGGGCGGCTGGGCGACATCTTCAGCCGCCGGCTGGTCTGCAACGCCGGGTTTTTCGTATTTACACTGGGCTCGATGCTTTGCGGGCTATCGGGGCATATCGCCCTCCTGATCGCCGCCAGAGTCGTGCAGGCCGTCGGCGCCGCGATGCTCATGGCCAACGCCCCCGCCATCGTCGCGGCCGCCTTTCCGGGGCCCGGCCGGGGCAGAGCCCTCGGCATGGTCGGCATGGTCGTGGCGCTGGGCTCGATGACCGGGCCCAGCGTCGGGGGCCTCTTAGTAGGCGCTTTCGGGTGGGAATCCATATTCTTTGTCAACCTGCCCATCGGCGCCGTCGCCCTATTGGCGGGCTACTACATCCTCCCCGCCAACGAACGCCGCCTGGACGAAAAGTTCGACTACGCGGGAGCCGGCCTGTTCGCCGTCGGCATGACCGCCTTTTTGCTGGCCGTAAGCCACGGCGAGGAATGGGGCTGGCGCTCGGCGGCCGTAATAGCCCTTGCAGCGACCTCCGTTCTCGCGCTGGGCGCGTTTGTCCGCCACGAAAAACGCACCCTTTTTCCCATGATCGATTTCAGCCTCTTTCGAAAATGGGCTTTTCTCTCAGGCAACATAACAGGACTGCTGTCCTTCATGGCGGTATTTTCCAATACCATGCTCCTCCCTTTTTATCTAAGCCGAATACTTAATCTCGAATCCTCCCACATCGGCCTGCTGATGACCCCCTTTCCCATCGTCCTGGCCTTCGTGGCCCCGGTCAGCGGCTACTTATCCGAACGGGTAAACCCCGCCCTGCTGTGCGCCGCCGGCCTGTCGGTAACGGCGGCGGGCCTAGTCTGGCTGGCGACGCTCACCGCAGCGGCTGCGGTCTGGAAGGTAGCACTGGGGCAAGCGGTTCTGGGCCTGGGCAACGGCCTGTTCCAGTCCCCCAACAACAACAGCGTAATGAGCGCCGCCCCGCCTGAAAAGCTCGGCCTCGCCGGCGGCATCAACTCCCTCGTGCGCAACGTCGGCCAGGTGTGCGGCATCGCCATCGCCGTGTCGATTCTGGAGACGCGGCAGGCGGCGTCGCTCGCGGGAATAGCGTCGCCGACCACCGGGCAGCAGATCGGCGCCTTCCTGACCGGTTACCATACCGCACTGGGTGTCGGGGCGGTCTTCGCCGTCCTTGGCGCCGTGGTGTCGTTTCGCAGACGCAGCCACCTTAAGCCCGCCGAAAAATAG
- a CDS encoding hydrogenase small subunit — MLSRREFLKLCLAATATTGLAEILIPVLRQASAQSALPRPPVIWLELGSCTGESVSLDNTRNPNFYQLLTEFLDLRYHWLYNTVQGDGAVRVMLDTVEKEAGKFWLVVEGSVMTAADGRYNHIFMRNGEMVTGLAALREFAPKARYVIAVGDCAAFGGPGAAHPNPGGGKGVWDVITDRVVINVSGCPSHPDWMTGTFSHLLLYGLPELDAYNRPKLFYSRTIHDQCQRRQQFEDGIFAAFPGEGGCLYKVGCKGPVTHADCPSRQWNDYVNWPVKAGTPCIGCASPHFPDGMTPFYNHLPDIRTRSVSVSVRKIGAAFAALGVGAVATHLAAGIFARRIHDHYLDGTKPSDPAPPENLTQVKQELDDLIRQQNALMSEAKQLEAAKPHRRRPKSWLRRLVGFWRTEDKTGKDK, encoded by the coding sequence ATGCTTTCCCGGCGGGAATTCCTCAAACTTTGCCTCGCGGCGACCGCCACCACCGGCCTCGCCGAAATACTCATCCCGGTGCTGAGGCAGGCCAGCGCCCAGAGCGCGTTGCCCCGGCCGCCCGTCATCTGGCTCGAACTCGGCTCCTGTACCGGCGAGAGCGTATCCCTCGACAACACCAGAAACCCTAACTTCTATCAACTGTTAACCGAGTTCCTCGACCTCCGCTACCACTGGCTTTACAACACCGTCCAGGGTGACGGCGCCGTGCGGGTGATGCTCGACACCGTCGAAAAAGAAGCCGGCAAGTTCTGGCTGGTCGTCGAAGGCTCGGTCATGACCGCCGCCGACGGCCGCTATAATCATATCTTCATGCGCAACGGCGAAATGGTGACCGGCCTTGCCGCCCTGCGGGAATTCGCCCCCAAGGCGCGTTACGTCATCGCCGTCGGCGACTGCGCCGCCTTCGGCGGGCCGGGGGCGGCCCATCCCAACCCTGGCGGCGGCAAAGGCGTCTGGGACGTCATCACCGACCGCGTCGTCATCAACGTCTCAGGCTGCCCCAGCCACCCCGACTGGATGACCGGCACCTTCAGCCACCTGCTGCTTTACGGCCTGCCGGAGCTCGACGCCTACAACCGGCCCAAACTGTTCTACAGCCGCACCATCCACGACCAATGCCAGCGTCGCCAGCAGTTCGAGGACGGCATCTTCGCCGCCTTTCCCGGCGAGGGCGGCTGCCTCTACAAAGTCGGCTGCAAGGGGCCGGTCACCCATGCCGACTGCCCCTCCCGTCAATGGAATGACTACGTCAACTGGCCGGTCAAGGCCGGGACACCCTGCATCGGCTGCGCCAGCCCCCACTTCCCCGACGGCATGACGCCTTTTTACAACCACCTTCCCGACATCAGGACCAGGTCCGTATCCGTCAGCGTCCGCAAAATCGGCGCCGCCTTCGCCGCCCTCGGCGTAGGGGCGGTCGCCACCCATCTCGCCGCCGGCATCTTCGCCCGCCGCATCCACGACCATTATCTCGACGGCACCAAACCCAGCGACCCCGCCCCGCCGGAAAACCTTACCCAGGTCAAACAGGAACTCGACGACCTCATCCGCCAGCAGAACGCCCTCATGAGCGAAGCGAAACAGCTCGAAGCCGCGAAACCGCACCGCCGCCGCCCCAAATCCTGGCTGCGGCGCCTCGTCGGGTTCTGGCGTACCGAGGACAAAACCGGAAAGGACAAATAA
- a CDS encoding peroxiredoxin, with amino-acid sequence MEECKVSPPDRHCFRLEERAPDFSAPAYFCGKEIEVGLRDFRGRWLLLFFYSSDFTFVUPTELAAVADIYPCLKELCASAIAISTDSVYAHKVFHETSPHASRVQYPLLSDRSGAIARAYGVWGRETGAAYRATFIIDPEGRIRYYSVYPREVGRNVREIARTLAGIQYGEATGEGVPAGWKPGMPGISRDFELAGTV; translated from the coding sequence ATGGAGGAATGCAAAGTTTCGCCGCCGGACCGCCATTGCTTCCGCCTGGAGGAGCGGGCGCCCGATTTTAGCGCGCCGGCCTATTTCTGCGGCAAGGAGATCGAGGTCGGTCTGCGCGATTTCCGCGGCAGATGGCTGCTGCTCTTTTTCTATTCCAGCGATTTCACGTTCGTCTGACCGACCGAGCTGGCGGCAGTTGCCGACATTTATCCCTGTCTGAAGGAGCTGTGCGCATCGGCTATCGCGATCAGCACCGATAGTGTGTATGCCCACAAGGTATTTCACGAGACCTCGCCCCACGCGAGCCGAGTACAGTATCCCCTGCTGTCTGACCGCTCGGGGGCGATCGCCCGCGCTTACGGGGTATGGGGCCGCGAAACGGGAGCGGCTTACCGGGCCACTTTTATCATCGATCCCGAGGGGCGCATTCGTTATTATTCGGTCTACCCCCGCGAGGTGGGACGCAATGTGCGAGAGATCGCGCGCACGCTGGCCGGCATCCAGTACGGCGAGGCGACCGGCGAGGGCGTGCCGGCGGGATGGAAGCCGGGGATGCCGGGGATCAGCCGGGATTTCGAGCTGGCAGGCACAGTATAG